One genomic region from Apodemus sylvaticus chromosome 1, mApoSyl1.1, whole genome shotgun sequence encodes:
- the LOC127678805 gene encoding olfactory receptor 13A1-like produces the protein MTSRPNQTEVTEFVLQGFSEHPSLRLFLTGCFLSLYTMALMGNILIIALVTFSAGLHNPMYFFLCNLATMDIICTSSVLPKALVGLLLEESTISFKGRMAQLFFLVWSLCSELLLLTVMAYDCSVDICFLLHYSSRMRPQLCGALSMEVWSICALNASVNTGLMTQLSFCGPKVITPFFCEIPPLLLSCSPTYVNSIITLMADVFYGGINFMLTLLSYGYIIVSILRMGSAEGKRKAFSTCSSHVIVVSVYYSSVFCAYVSPASSYSPERSKSTTLLYSLLNTTLKPLIYTLRKKDVKLALGMLLPSFSH, from the coding sequence ATGACATCAAGGCCCAACCAGACAGAAGTGACAGAGTTTGTTCTGCAAGGGTTCTCAGAGCACCCTAGTCTAAGACTGTTCTTGACAGGCTGCTTCCTGTCCCTCTATACAATGGCTCTAATGGGCAACATTTTGATCATTGCTTTGGTCACCTTCAGTGCTGGGCTCCACAaccccatgtactttttcctgtGCAACCTGGCCACCATGGATATTATCTGCACCTCCTCTGTGCTTCCCAAGGCACTGGTTGGTCTATTGTTGGAGGAAAGCACCATTTCCTTCAAGGGGCGCATGGCCCAGCTCTTCTTCCTTGTGTGGTCCTTGTGttcagagctgctgctgctgacagtCATGGCCTATGACTGCTCTGTGGACATCTGCTTTCTCCTCCACTACAGCTCTAGGATGAGACCACAGCTATGTGGGGCCCTGTCCATGGAGGTATGGTCCATTTGTGCTCTGAATGCATCTGTCAACACTGGTCTGATGACACAACTGTCATTCTGTGGCCCCAAGGTTATCACCCCCTTCTTCTGTGAGATTCCTCCACTCCTGCTCTCCTGTAGCCCCACATATGTAAACAGCATTATTACTCTAATGGCAGATGTCTTTTACGGAGGCATCAACTTCATGCTAACCCTGTTATCTTATGGCTACATCATTGTCAGTATCCTGCGCATGGGTTCTGCTGAGGGCAAGAGGAAGGCCTTTTCTACCTGCTCATCCCACGTCATCGTGGTCTCTGTGTACTACTCATCTGTGTTCTGTGCCTATGTCAGTCCTGCTTCCAGCTACAGCCCAGAAAGAAGCAAATCTACCACGCTGCTATACTCACTTCTCAACACAACCCTGAAACCTCTCATCTACACACTGAGGAAAAAGGATGTCAAGCTAGCCCTGGGCATGCTCTTACCCTCTTTCTCACACTAA